The Ptychodera flava strain L36383 chromosome 14, AS_Pfla_20210202, whole genome shotgun sequence genome segment cTGCCCcatatcttgcactaatagctGGTAATACCGGACAATCCATTTATGCTGTAGCTTTACAGTAAAGGAGAAACGTgtttcaccaaaaatatttcattatgtttCATCATGTGTCTTTCTTTCAGACGATGAAGGCATTCAAAGGAAGAGGCAGAAAGTGGCCAATTTTAGTAAATTTCTCACAGGAAACCAACCATTTAGTCGCAATAGTAAGTGACTTTCAATCTTCCACTACCCTATTATCCctcaaaatcatgaatattatGTTTCGTGGTGACGATTAATACTCTTGTctgttcttttatttcaccgGAGAACATGTgttactgatattttgataaaaactccATTCTGAATATGTATGTGATGAAACATTTTCTGCTGTCTTTTGTGAAATGCTGGCAAAATTTTGGACTGCAATCAATCACTGTCATATACTATAAAATGGTTATGGGTTCATGTGAGCAGCAGTCAGGTTTTCCTATTAAcataatttttgttgttttttccaaAGAACAATTGCCAAAGCCAGAGTTAATTCCACGACCAGGCTATGATGTCAGGGAATTATTACGGAGGAAAGTGGGAGAGAACTCAGGTGGTATGTTTGCTGTCCGTCCTAGTGGTCCTGTCTATCAACAACAAAATGCCATGCAACGTCATCCACAGATGATGCCACCAAGAGGGGCAATGCCAGGGAGGCAAGCATTGAAGAGGCCGTATGGCACTGACAGGGTTCACGAACCACCAGCCCACACAGCTACAACACTTATGCCAGGCATCCGTCAAGTTCCACCAAGTACAGCAGGACAGCATGGCTTTGCAGCTGGAAACCCTCCTGTAATACGACATCATAGGAAAGAAGTCCCTATCCCACAAGCAGCACCAGCACTTCCGACATTGACAAAGCCACCTGGTGACTTTCCCTTCACTAGTGTCCTTGACTTCCAGGCTGAGTCTTATCAGGCACCAGGTGTAGCACAGGCAATGAATGAAATCCTTGAAAGACAGGGGAGACATCCTCAAATGAGATCACCTAGAAGAGCAGCAGAGGCGCAGTCGTTTTCACCAATCAGTGATGACAGCTTCTCCTTCACCCATCAACGGTCACCAAAGATTGAATCCAGCGCCACCGAAGacaaattttttgatcaaatattCCCAGGTTTATCCCCGACATCGGAGACTGACTTTGGAAAGCTTTCAGCAGATGCTGTGTCAGAATTCTTCGCTGCTAGTGAATTTGAGGCAAACAGCTCGTCTACTCCAAAGCCAGATTTCAGACAGCGCATGAACCCTGCTCAGAGAGCTTTGGGAGCCTTGGGGAGTGATGTTGTCTGTGATGGGAGTCCAGTGATTGATATGAAGGAGCCATTTGCCAGTGTCAGTGTTGGAGATGCTGCTGATGAGTTGAATGCAATTGCTCCTGACTTACCAGAAGGAGGAAATGGTACAGTTTATGGTATCAACCCACCTTTTAAGATTCCAAACACACATAATGATCAAACAGTACCTAACTCCAACCCCTGTCAGCAAATGGAGACAGAGGTAATGGAGGCTGAGCAGGTAGTTCCGCAGACTGAGTTCTACCCGACTGTGTCTGCCGTGATCGATCATAATGGCGGGAAGCTGGAAATGCCGGAGTTTGGAGTTTGCCTGGTGGTTCCCCAGAATGCCATTCCGTCTGGGCAACCACAGAAAATCTTCCTGAGTGTCAGCTGGTGCAAAGTTGACAAGCCTCCCTTGGAAAACGGTGAATCGTGGGTCAGTCCTGTTGTTTGCTGCGAGCCAACTGGGTTGAAATTCCAAACACCCGTGGCACTGTCTTTCCAGCATTGCCTTAATTTCAAGGATAAACACAGAGGATTCATCAATCTGCATTGTAGCAATACAGAAATTGGTAAGTTAATTTCTCTATGTTAAATCTTTCCTCTGAATTATAATACTTTCTAAACATGTACTGATGTCAAGGTCATTTTCAGCATTGATACTCTTGATACTTCCTAGTAAATACTATCTTGTTAGAATGTAAATTTCTAcacaataaataaatgtatatagcagattatgaaataaattacagtttatGTGATTTGGCAGTATAGCTGCTGATTAATACTTTCACAGGAGGATTGAAAGATTAATGACTCTAGCATTTCCTTAAAAGAACTTAAAGTGaaaattgttaatatttgtccAAAAATCAGTTACAAGTTGCTTACGTGAAAAATCAACTTTCTAAATTCTTGCAGGAACAGAAAACAACTGGCAGAAGAAATCCATCCTTGACCAAGGAGACTGTTCTTGTATTGTGGATGAGACAAGATGTATTGTTATCACGGATCATTTCACAAAGTACGGAATGAGCGCCACAATGACGGAGGACATGTCAAAGCGTATCAAAGTTGCTGTGTTTGCGGCGCCAATgagtcattcacattccaaTGCTGTTCTACGGGTCTACGCCATCAATGGCACTCCAGATGCATATCAGGTATGAGGACATCCGATAaaatcaggtcaaaggtcatgtgcttgatcaaaattaagaACTTGAGTGTGTGCAAAATTAACCCAGCTAACATCCAATTTTGTTAATGTGTTATTCTGACATACATACAAAGGTTACATGTGAATAGAATTCTTCCTGTAGCCTTCTCttgttttattacaatttattgTCTGTCATACTCACCATAGAGGACATTAGCTGAATCTCTTTCCAACCTCATTTCAGTTTTCAATCTATCATACATTATTTAATGTCAAACTCTAatgaaacattgaaattttgccttttttgtatTCTTGCCTGTACAATCCTGCACATTCTAGGTAAAACCAACAGTAAATGCTTTATCGATTAACTGACTCACTagtaaatgcaaaatattcatttttaggAAATGATAAATGAAGAGAAACAAATGAATGGCACTCTTGCTGAAGCGACAAAATATTatcctttttttgacaacaacatggatTTGGATGTTATCTTGACCCATATTGACGATGGATGGGCATTAATCAATTGTCCAACACAAATTGTAAgtactctttatttatttgtatcattttaatttttgtcactgTAACTATCTAGTATGTCAAAGTTGCTTGGTTTTAATCCTTATTGGCTGATTTCATATTGGTCAGTCGATTTCTATGATTTGTCAGCTACTGTATTTCCAGCAATTGGTTGGCAAACTGTTGAATAGTGTTTATTAGTTGACTGTAATAGGGTTTTCTATCGACTGTGCAATTGCACAAATTGTGCATTTCGAACCACTCtctgccctttaaaagttactgacagcacGAAAATCatgcacaaaacacagcaagcaaatacGCCCATATGATGGTGACCCAAGCGCATGGTGTAGTTACCTGTTAATTTGCTGTTGTCAagtcaagtctgccccctaattttgatgaatggggcagaaattgccccttcaatgaacatgcagagaaaacactgctgTAATTTGTTGGCTGATGTTTGTGATGAAGTTGACTGGACTTCTGTGATCACCTGACTGGTTTGTTTGATTTGTCAGCTGTTGTTTCTAGATCCTGTGACCAATAGGGTAATGTCTGTAAACTAAGTGGAAGTGTACAGttgatttatttacatttatgcaagAACAGAGACAATACCTGTAACTTCTGGTAACATCTTCATCATTTTGAATCTGTTTGTAACGTTTGAAGTTTAAAGATACTACATTCCATCGGACAATCCTGAGAACAAAGAGAGATATATTGTTTTAATAAGTAAAAAAtcagcattttttatttttgtccattATACTTTCTTCTTCATCCCCCAAACACATGTCAAAATAGAAAGTGTTCTTGCACACATGATGCATCATGAATATTatgtaatgttattgttgacagagaaattcttgtctggactagaattcagttgtcaatgatAATACTTGAcgttacacacatacaggatgtGTTGACAAATTCATTGCCATGCATGTGTTGACAAAGTCATTGCCAGGCTTCTGAACATGATTTATTGAGTGgaataagaaactgtatttCACAAAGAGAACAAACTTAATGCAAAATGCTTGGCAGTTACAGTCAATGGAGATTAAATGTGATGTACAATACTATAGAATTATCAAGTGATATGCTGATTAAACtatcaatttgcatatgttcCTCCTGAAATTGCCTTATTGAGATACTTTACATGAAAATACCCCCGGTACTGTGTTGTGTGTGATGTCATCTAAGTACCATTGAATGTATTCCTCAGTGACAATACATTCAGCACTGTTTCCATTTAAGATACAGTAACTGATAGAAACACCTCCCTGAATTCTATAATTACAGGTAGGAAGTGCCAGGGTGAGTTACTTTTTGACTCTCAAATTCTTAAAATATGTTCCTGGTCTACTACTTGTTTTGGCACATTTTGAAGCCCAGATCTACAACAAATGAATTTTTCACagactttttgtgaaaatagaacCTTTAATTTTACCCAATTGAGTAAATCTTggattttaaatttgttcagCTGCTGCCggtttttctcaaattttaataaatttaaataactCTTTTTCTCTCACCTTGTACTTATAGGCTCTACCAAGGAAAGACATCCTGGAAGGTTTCAAAACAAGCTGTACATTCCGCTTTGCTGATCAAGGAAAGGGTGCCTTAAATTTTGGAACCAACATCCATGTACAccaacaaaacaatacaaatagccCAATTTGCTTTGTTGTCAGTCAGAGTCTtgaggtaattttttttcacatcttTTATAAAAAAGTTCAGTGTTTGTTCCTTCTGTTCCACTGTATGGACAGTGGTTATACCTCTTATTTGACATGGAATCATCATGGACACAACAAACCAGTCTcttgtaatgttaaaaaaagaATGAATCAGACAATATCATACATGTCTCAGTGCAAGAGGGGCGTATCTGCTATGCGTTAACACTAGAGAAGCGCTCCTCTGGCACTGGGCCATTGATTATGAGTGTTACTGTGAAAAAACTGCAGGAAAATACAGAGCAAACTAGAACGGAACTGAgcgagagagaaagagagaaatgtgtgtgagagagagagagagagagaggagagagacagaaacagagagATATGACGGAGGAACAGGATAGCATCTGGCtagaaaaataatgtttttgtgAATGTTATTAATACCACTGAAACTGAAATGTGGTTCAGACTGTACATACATTTTTACAATCTTTCATGCCAGATTAATGACTGAATTataatttctttttatattttcagccaccAAAGccagtacatgtacctgtaggaGCAAGTTATCCAGCATCCTATGTAGATCCTTGGAGTCAACGACCCCCGCCGAGAGCTGTTGAAAGACCAATGCTTGCACTACCCCCACCATCATTTGATGGCTCTGTGCAGAGTTTTCCATCCACCAACAACGCTTTCTTTCAAAGATCTCCATCTGCAGAAAGCACCATCAGACAATTGCAACAGCATCCACCTTTAGCTGTAGACAGGCTACGAAAGGTGATCCCGTTTCATATCAAATGTCAGCTTGGCTTGCGGTTAAATCCGCTGCGCGACCCCATTGGAAATGACTGGCGCATGTTGGCAGACGAGATGAAGCTCAGTGCTCtcattgaaaactttaaaatgaaatctaGCCCTACAGATGAACTCTTGTTGATCTGGGAATCCAACCATGATGCAAGTAAAGAGTTAGGTGAACTAATCCAGATACTACGCAAGATAGGAAGACCAGATGCTGCACAGATCCTGGAGGAATACCTTCAGCAGCAAGGTCAAGGTTTCCAACAAAATAGTAGTGGCAGTCACATGACGGGGATTTCAGCTCCCAACGCCCAACAACATGCCACTGTCAAGGTAGAGACAGAAGACAATGCCCCAGACTTGCTTCAACTTCAAGCTGGTGATGCTCCAGTCCCAGATATCCGTCAAAATACTCCAAACATGCTTCCGAACCCTTCCAGTGTCCCCAATAATGTTACAATGCCAAACTCACATGTACCAGGTGTTGATGGGCAGGGTGATTGTTTCGATAGCTTGGAATTTCTAAACGCAAAGTGTGATGCAATCCAAAATGAGCAGCTGAGGGATGCCACTCTCAACACACTTCAGATGAATAGATCCCAGTCTGACGAAGCCAATGAAAATTTTCAGTCAGAAATGCTTCATTGATGTGACTTGTCAAATGCAGCCATAAAACTTATTTCTTTTAGGTTCAGGTCACTTCAAATTTACACTGAAAAAGGATGTAATATAATAAAACAGGTTATTTTCTAAAGCTTTCCATGTTTAGTACTACTAAATTTATCATAGGCTAATTAAAAGAAATCTCTATAAAAATTGAAAAGCATTCTAAAATTGCATGTTAGGCTGCAATGAGACAAATTTTCATAGGTTAATTGCTAAACTTTCTGCAAAAAAATGGGGACATACGTTCTTTTAAAAATCAGTAACCATATCGTTAAATCTGAGATTTTTTGAATAATTGCTAGTGGATAGcaagttttttttaatgtattaTTCCAAATTTGGAATAGTTTACAGGAATATTTCCTGCCCTCAAATCTGTTACATGTGTGACGTTTTATGTCGGAAGCTGCTGCTTGCAATGAAAATACCAGTGAGAATTTCATCTAGGGATGGAATGCTGCAGTGAGTGACTAAAGCCAGTTTTTGAATTCAATAGAAATGGCTGAAGTTGTGATATACAGCAGAGCCATTGTTTTGTCAGCTGCCGAGTGGATGaaccaaacaaaacacaaacaatctCTACATGTTTTTATCTCGAGAAattgttttacaaatattttacaaatactaGAGTAAgggtatttcaaaatttcctgCATAAGAAAGGCtggtattttttaaagtttgtaacAGATTCCAACATATAAGTAGGTGTGTTTTCACCATGATTAATTTAAGGTATATGTACTCATGGTAATGGACAGCGCCCTCAACCATGCTATGCTTCCTGGTCAGATTCAGCGTGGCTTTCACATGACAGTGAGGTTCATACCAAAAGCTGTATAATATCATTTGTGACAAGATTCGGAATCTGCACAAACATTCAACTGCAGGGTAAAATCACCTgaatttatttcaatgtttgCTGAGGACCAGCATTGCCTTTGAAAGCCATGTTGATAACTACAAAATTCACAAAGCCTTTCCGCTTGTCATAATTGTAGATGACAAAGAAACCATTTGGTGTAACAAGCTACAAGTGTCAGCACTTCACCAAAAGCCTTTCATTGGTCCTATACAACCAagaacaatgacaaatttacaCAGACAAGGATGAAAGTGACAGCAAATTGCTTTCAGccaaatgttgaaaaaatgaatTGTTGATAAACATGATAATCGCAGATATGCAGACAACTTACCTTTCAAGGAACGCCGATCAAATGATATGTTGTGATGGCATTGTTACCAGTACATTTTCCAAGTTATGACAATATTGAATATCTTCAAAGAGCTCTTGAATAGgagaaaaatgatgaaaagttGTCCAGTAAACTGTATCTTTGGCAGAGTAACAATGCAATGATAGCTTTGTAGTTTCCTTGCAGAGGTGGTTTTATCATAGAGTTTATGTTTATTGTGCTTGAGCAATATCATGGGCAAGCCGCATACTAATTTTTCTCATTATGTACAAGACCAGGAATTTCTAAATAGAATATTGCACCTGGCATTCACTGTCAATGAACAACTATCATAGTTAGATTTAaatcattgtaattttaaattaCCTGCTAGAATTTTACCTTTTAAACATGCTTTATTGTATGAATTTCAAGTTTCTTTAAGAAGATGCtttttgtagaatttaaagtaAAGATTTATTTATAAGTGAAGTTTGTTTATAGCAGTATAAATTCTCCACGAACTTTTTTACGAATCTAGAATAGTTATAAAAAGATGCAAATCATAAACACAAACTTCTCATGAAAAAATTCTATCATCATTTTAAACAAAGCAAACATTTGGAGTTCATGGTGAGATTTTTGCAAGACATACTTATCGATGTTTGTATTAGAATTTATTAAcatatttagttatatatttgAGATTTCTATCAATTCTATTGccaattatttttgtatttcacacaattaaatattttatgtCCTGGTAAACAACAGCTTTACGTGGTATTTGTTGCATTTTTAATCAactgatattttgtttatttttttaaaaacctcaaaggatttttgaaagtttgtttataTTTCTGTAAAAAGCATTTAGTGTTAGCAGGCCTAAATCCCATTACTTGATACAGATATGAATAGCTGTACACATGTAAGTAGAGATTtgtgtgacctttaaccttttgAACCCTCAGCTTGACTAGCAGAGATTAATTATCAAATCAtggttttgtgaaaaaacaaaatcaaatttttccctttttgataaatattttcggGGCATCAAGATGCAagatattttgaatgaaaatcccCAACAAGTttactttgttcaaaataatgATTATGAAAGAAATTGGACATGAAGTTTAAAGTGTGTCATAGAGAAAGTACAGATAGCATTTATGGAAATTCACAGAAAATGATGTGTGACTGTTTTGGACTGACAGCATTGTCTGGTCCCTTTGTGTTTTATTGTGGTTTTATACCAAGCTTGCACCGTACAACAATAGTTTGTAACATATCAATGGTGTAATaaaatcaaagattttaaaCTGAGTGTTTGGAGTACGTGTAGTATCTCTGGGACAAGCAGTGGCCAATGTTGTTATACATGTAGTGTGTATGAGCATGTTTGCGTCCAGGCTGTTGCAGGTCTAAGGTCGGtactatatattattgcctgaatacatggtttATGTGCCTGAGAGCAGATGAtgatttgcccgacgccaggagggcaaattgtctcctgctgcgagggcacataaacccatgtattcaggcaataatatttttattacatgcctcttcacggttaatgctatatgacatttaattacatgcagggcattttcaaacaattttaccattatcgaccagcatcaaacagattttaacgaaaatcaaaatagcagtgcgcgcatggatattttacatctagcgttaagcgtctactttgacgtcgaaaacgtcgaagggcttcactggaccgggtaaccatggaaaccggtcagtacatcgttcacaggCCCgcatcccggatgttcctattcaaagcAATGCACtaatttgcactcacatcgaggcatgtaataaagctCTCCTTTGAAAGTACATGAAAATCACTTATTGGAgcagttttaatatgtattgaatgtGCTCCAGGTGTTGACTGCCAGCAGCAGATTCACATACAATGTATCAGAATCTATGCAAGAAATACAATGGCAAAACTATCTattacttaaaggtatacagtcacctgtaatctaaatatgcccatgtatggtcaaagggttccttgctattcaaaatgcccatgtgagggcgctgtttttaaaaaatggccacctgcttaaaatctgtgattggttagattttctctttccattgtaactgtggcaaaattggaacaggtgaaagtatacctttaaataaagACTAGCCATTTGATTTGCCTACATAGCTATCCAGTATAAGCTTCTCTTCCTAATTTCTGAAATGTTATATGGGTCCACTTTCAATTATGGTACAATGCTCGCACAATGTtaattatatttgtttgtaCCATAATCTGCCTGTAGATAATATTTGTTCTAACTGAACACATTTGGAAGTAAAGTGTGTAACCTAGATGTGTGATTTGACAGATTAAATGTCGCATTGCTGAAATTACATTTATGTTTGCTGGGAATACATGTAGTTGTGTATGGGGCCCATAAATCTACATGTATGGTACATGAACAAACTTATCAGTTTTCTCTTAT includes the following:
- the LOC139150334 gene encoding uncharacterized protein, which produces MAASDMLRTDAYNDIEENSLTAWKGSFQPPSVNSNMLGGGAIRLEIFEQPHPRKLRFRYKSEGETAGSIVGESSTAERPTYPSVQIINCTGPAELVVSTVSKEDPPCPHPYSLVGKDCHDGVCIIKVGPGQTLVSCSGMGVRCERKKEIKEAFELKLKNPRQAFREETSRRPDDLDVNCLRLCFQLYQEHPDYPGSMAVVSQPVLSNPVYDKKAAGMCNLQIVRIDKTSGKVSGGDEIYMFVEKVKKEDIEVRFMEEQWEARADFGQSDVHKQYAIVFKTPAYRKLDITNSITVQIKLFRPSDSEYSDPVKFIYKPAESDDEGIQRKRQKVANFSKFLTGNQPFSRNKQLPKPELIPRPGYDVRELLRRKVGENSGGMFAVRPSGPVYQQQNAMQRHPQMMPPRGAMPGRQALKRPYGTDRVHEPPAHTATTLMPGIRQVPPSTAGQHGFAAGNPPVIRHHRKEVPIPQAAPALPTLTKPPGDFPFTSVLDFQAESYQAPGVAQAMNEILERQGRHPQMRSPRRAAEAQSFSPISDDSFSFTHQRSPKIESSATEDKFFDQIFPGLSPTSETDFGKLSADAVSEFFAASEFEANSSSTPKPDFRQRMNPAQRALGALGSDVVCDGSPVIDMKEPFASVSVGDAADELNAIAPDLPEGGNGTVYGINPPFKIPNTHNDQTVPNSNPCQQMETEVMEAEQVVPQTEFYPTVSAVIDHNGGKLEMPEFGVCLVVPQNAIPSGQPQKIFLSVSWCKVDKPPLENGESWVSPVVCCEPTGLKFQTPVALSFQHCLNFKDKHRGFINLHCSNTEIGTENNWQKKSILDQGDCSCIVDETRCIVITDHFTKYGMSATMTEDMSKRIKVAVFAAPMSHSHSNAVLRVYAINGTPDAYQEMINEEKQMNGTLAEATKYYPFFDNNMDLDVILTHIDDGWALINCPTQIALPRKDILEGFKTSCTFRFADQGKGALNFGTNIHVHQQNNTNSPICFVVSQSLEPPKPVHVPVGASYPASYVDPWSQRPPPRAVERPMLALPPPSFDGSVQSFPSTNNAFFQRSPSAESTIRQLQQHPPLAVDRLRKVIPFHIKCQLGLRLNPLRDPIGNDWRMLADEMKLSALIENFKMKSSPTDELLLIWESNHDASKELGELIQILRKIGRPDAAQILEEYLQQQGQGFQQNSSGSHMTGISAPNAQQHATVKVETEDNAPDLLQLQAGDAPVPDIRQNTPNMLPNPSSVPNNVTMPNSHVPGVDGQGDCFDSLEFLNAKCDAIQNEQLRDATLNTLQMNRSQSDEANENFQSEMLH